DNA sequence from the Candidatus Delongbacteria bacterium genome:
ATCGCAGAGGAAGGATTTCATCAGTGTGTTTATTGCTCTATTTCAGAAAAGGCATTTGGAGGTATTAGAAATTTTCATATTGAGCATTATAAACCAAAATCAAAATTTCCTGAATTAAGAGACGAATTTTCTAACCTCTTTTATTCTTGTTCAATTTGCAATTGTTTCAAGGGAAATGACTGGCCAAATGAGCCAACTAAGGACTTATCATCTATTTCTTATCCAAAGCCATCTAAAATAAATTATAAAAACCTTTTTGTCGTAAACACAAAAGATGGTAGAATAGATGGAAAAAACATAGCTGCTTCATATATGATTGAAAAGTTGTTTTTAAACAGACCCCAATTAATATTAGAAAGGAAACATCAAATAATATTTGATAAAATATGGTCTTCTCTTGATATAATAAACGAACAAAAGAAGGAATTATATAATAGAATTAGTACGAA
Encoded proteins:
- a CDS encoding HNH endonuclease codes for the protein MNWKLIPKDTTPKPTNGSCYSDWKQEIAEEGFHQCVYCSISEKAFGGIRNFHIEHYKPKSKFPELRDEFSNLFYSCSICNCFKGNDWPNEPTKDLSSISYPKPSKINYKNLFVVNTKDGRIDGKNIAASYMIEKLFLNRPQLILERKHQIIFDKIWSSLDIINEQKKELYNRISTKQEEVVTFLKAIDSLVKQILDLIKVSENVSPYKLSQIKR